The window TTTAGACAAGGATAAACTGTTTGACCTTGTTGACCCAAACAAGGATGTTGACGGTTTAACACTGGTAAATTCAGGGAGACTGGCAGCAGGAAAACCGAAGTTCATTCCCGCAACACCAAGAGGAATTGTAGAACTGCTTATGCGCTATACTATTTCACCCCGCGGTCGGCGGGTGGTAATTGTCGGCAGAGGCGAACTGGTGGGCAAACCGCTGGCGAATCTTTTGCTTATGAAGGGTGAACGAGGCGATGCGACTGTAACGGTGTGCCATAGCCAGACCCCTGATCTAAAATCGGTTTGCCTTGACGCCGAGATTTTGATCGTGGCGGCGGGAAAGCCGGGGTTGATTAAGGGTGATATGGTGGCACCAGGTGCGGTGGTGATTGACGCCGGTATTCACCGAACCGAACAGGGTATTGTGGGCGATGTTGATTTTAACAGTGTGGCAAAGGTTGCGGGCGCAATTACCCCGGTGCCGGGTGGTGTGGGACCAATGACGGTGGCGATGCTGTTGTGCAATACCGTAGAGGCGGCTGATGGCGCGGGTGCTGGAAACTGAAGCGGTTTTGACAAAAGACCAGATACTGATTAATAGAGAACTGCACAGGATTTTTGATAGTTTTGCGGGCGTGCCATCACGGTTGCGGTCCGCAATGCGCTATGCGGTTTTTTCCGGGGGAAAGCGGTTGCGTCCCATTCTGGCGTTGGAGAGTTATCGCGCCTGCGGGGGAAAGAAAGTGAACTGGATTATACCTTTTTGTTCCGGGATTGAATTGATTCACACTTTTTCTCTTATTCACGACGACCTGCCGGCAATGGACAACGACGACTTTCGACGCGGCAAACCGACACTCCATCGTCAGTTTGATGAAGGAACAGCGATTCTGGCGGGTGATGCGCTTTTTGCTCTGGCGTTTGAGTTGTTCACACTGAGTGCGGCACCGGCGCCGTATCGGGTAAAAGCGGTCCGTTTGATCGCTCAGGCGGTAGGACCAAGAGGGATGGCAGGGGGGCAGATGTTTGATATTGAGGGTTCAACGAAAACCGAGCAGGTGGCACGGTTGAAGACCGCCGAGTTTATTGCGGCTTCAATTGATGTCGGCGCCGTGGTTGCAGGTGCACCGGTAAAACTCCAGAGAAAGTTGCACCGGCTGGGTTTAATTACCGGGGTGCTTTTCCAGCTTACTGACGACCTCCTTGATATCGAACAGGATGCGGTCTCAAATAGTAGCCGAAAACGGTCTTATCTTACTCGAAGGGCAAATTTGCTCTCTGAGCGAGCCGCAAAGGGGTTCGCCACGCTGGGAAGCAGTTTTTCCTTTTTTGCTGAGCTGCCCAAGTTTATTATTAGTCGGAAGGCTTAAATGGCGATATTAGATGCCATCAATTCACCGGAGGACATCCGGAAACTTTCCCTTAATGAACTGAGGCAACTTGCCCGCGAGATTAGAGATTTGATAATAACAACGACAGCGCATACCGGCGGTCATCTGGCGCCGAACCTGGGTGTGGTGGAGTTGACCTTAGCGCTTCATTATGTCTTTAATACACCGGAAGACCGCATTGTCTGGGATGTAGGTCATCAGTGTTACACTCATAAGATTATTACCGGTCGCAAGGAGCGGTTTGGTAGTTTACGCCAGTACGGCGGTATCGCCGGTTTTCCCAAAAGGGCAGAAAGTGTTTACGATGTCTTTGATACCGGGCATTCCGGCAACTCCATCTCGGTCTCTCTGGGAATGGTAACCGCCGACTATTTGCTGGGCAGTGATAAAAGGCACACTGTGGCGGTGATTGGCGACGGGTCAATCGTCACCGGTATGGCGCTGGAGGCGCTGAATCATGCCGGAATGTTGAAGCGCGATATCATAGTGGTCTTGAACGATAATGAGATGTCAATTGCCCGTTCAACGGGCGCAATTGCCGCCTATCTTAATCGGATGATTACCGGCAAGGTTTACAATCGGATAAGGGAGGATGCCTGGCTTTTGCTCGGTCATCTGCCGAAAGATTTGAGCGACCGCGCCCGGCTCGCTGCCCGCAAACTGGAAGAGGGGTTGAAGAGTCTTGTTGTGCCCAGTCTTCTTTTTGAGGAACTGGGATTCCGCTATATTGGACCGATAGATGGGCACAGTATTCCGGAGTTGATCGAGACATTTCGCCGGGTAAAAGGGCTGAAAGGTCCAGTACTGGTACACGCGGTCACCAAAAAGGGACAGGGTTATCCGATAGCGATGGCACAGCCCGAGCAATTTCACGGGATTGGTCCGTTTGATGTCACAACCGGTGAAAGTAAAGCGGCTGCCGTGCCAACATTTACCGACAGTTTTGGCAAGAAGATTGTTGAACTGGCAGAGCAGAATCCCAAAGTGGTTACGATAACCGCGGGTATGTGTCTGGGGACCGGATTGAAACTGTTACGCGATAGGTTTCCGGATAGGTTTTTTGATGTTGGCATCTGTGAACAGCATGCGGTCAGTTTTGCTGCGGGGTTGGCGCTCAATGGATTGAAGCCGGTGGTGGCGATTTACTCAACATTCTTGATGCGGGCAATTGACCAGTTGCTGCAGGATGTGTGCCTGCAAAATTTGCCGGTGGTATTTGCGGTTGACCGGGCAGGGCTGGTTGGTGAGGATGGGCCAACTCATCATGGGGTTTACGACCTTTCGTATTTGACGATGCTGCCAAACATTACGATTTTTGCCCCAAGAGATGAACTGGATATGGAGCGGATGCTGGAGTATGCGGTGCAGTGTTTTGAAGGACCGATAGCACTGCGCTACCCGCGTGGTGGTTCAGGGTTTGCGGTTCCTTCTACCCAGAGAAGTGCAATTGTGCCGGGAAAAGGTGAATTATTACGGCCGGGAAAAGATGGCGCGGTTCTGGCGGTTGGTTCAATGGTTAAATATGCCCTGGAAGCAGCCGATGTCCTTGTCCGGCAGGGGCTGGATCTGGCGGTTGCTGATGCCCGGTCAGTTAAGCCACTGGATGAGGAACTTGTGGCGGCGCTGGCGCAGATAAAGGGCAAATTGGTTACAATTGAGGAAAATACGCTTTTGGGTGGATTTGGTAATGTCGTCAGTTTGGCGCTGGAAAAAATGGGTTTGGACTGCCAGTTACGTCGGATAGGAGTTGAGGACCGATTTATTGAGCATGGTCCGCGCTCAAAGTTACTAAAAGTGTGCGGATTGGATGTTGATAGCATAGCGGTCAAACTGAAGCAGTTCTTTGGATGAGTAAAGTTAAGCTCAAGGTTTTTCTGGGAATATTGATTTTTTTTGTGCCCCATCTTTGGGCATACTCGTTGCTGGAAGAGGCGAGGGTTGTTGCCCGGCCTGATTATGTCCTGGGGGTAGTTTTTCTTGAAAGGTGGCGGGGTGACATCTATCTGGGCGTTGAAAGGGTAATTCCGCTTGATGAGTATCTTGATTATTCAATTAAAGAGGCGGTGATTGGCACCTGGCAGAGTGAGGCGCGTCAGACAATGGCACGGCGCGAGATGGCGGCGGAGCCAAGCGGTTTGATTCCCGATATTGAACTACCCAAATTACCTTTCCTGGGCGAAGGTTCAAAGATAGATATCACCGGCAGTGACCGGATAACTCTTGGTGGCAGTCAGACGGTAGTTACAGGCGTGACTCAGACGGTTAATCAACCGTCGCTTTTCCCGGAGTTGAAGATGGAGCAGCAACTGGCGGTCAGCGTTAACGGCACAATTGGTGAGCGGACCAAGATTACCATTGACCACAATTCAGAGCGAGAGGAGCAGCAGAATAAAATTAGACTGCAGTACACCGGTACCGAAGATGATGTTGTTCGTTCTATTGAACTTGGGGATACGAAACTGGATATTCCCGGCACGAGTTACACCGGAGATTTGCCGGCGCGGCAAGGACTTTTTGGTATTTCGGCAAAGGGTAAAATGGGACCGGTTGACCTGTATGCGGTCGCTTCCCGGGAAGGGTCGCAAAGCCAGAGCCAGAGTTTTACCGGAAAACGGCGCGTCAAGACCGATACAATCTGGGATGTTGAGTATGTTGCCCGGCGGTTTTATAAACTGCCCGGCGTGGATACCAATGAGCGCTTGGTGGGTTTGAGAATTTATATCGACGACCGGAATTCGGGCAACAATCAGGCGGCGGTGAAGGCGATAGCCACCGTATTTCCCCACAATCCCGATTCAGTGGTGGAGGATAGTAGTTCCTGGTGGAGTTATGACCGGACCGGTGGTGATTTTGACCTCAAGTCACCGGGTATTGATTATGTAGTGCAACCGGGAAATATCATTGAGTTTCTGAACCCGATTGAACGCAACTATATCATCGGCGCCGTTATCTATAAGGCGACGGACACAATTGGCGGGCAACTGGTGCGCGATTCTCTCGTGCTATGTCTGCTTAAACCCGAGGTTACGGATTCTCTTTCCCGTGCCTGGGATTTGGAGCTGCGCAACAGTTATCAATTACCCGAAACCGATGTCAAACTGGATGCGATTCAGATATTCCGTTACGACCCCCAAGGGCAACATTCGGACTATGAAACTGACCCTGCGAACCCTTACTTCGGGACGAAGTTTCTCCAGATTTTGCGGCTGGACCCGGATGGTGACGGTCGGCTACAATATCCTGAGTTTGACAGTAAAACTGGTATTATCCGGTTTCCCGGTTTAAAACCGTTTGCCGCCGCAGAACTTTCGGTAAAAGATTCAATTATCTACCGGGTCAATGCCGATATTTTGCCCCCGGGTACAGGGCGAAAATATTTTCTGGTCGTTTCCTACTATTCGGTGACCGAAACCTATTATCTCGGTCAGACCGATATTATGGAAAACTCCGAAAAGATTTATGTCAATGGACAGTTGAAGACGCGCAATGTTGATTACTCGATAGATTACAAAACGGGCATTCTGACATTTTTGACGCCATTGCCGCCTGATGCGGACATTAAGGTTACCTTTGAATATCAACCGTGGTTCACCCTTACCCAGAGTTCGCTTGTCGGTACACGGGCGGAGTGGATGTTTGCTCCCCAGGGTAAAATCGGTTCCAGTTTTTTCTTTCGTGATGAAGGCATCAGGGAAGATAAACCGATTCTTGGTTCGGAGCCGTTTCAACGCACCATTGCCGAAACCGATATTGGTTACAGCGTAACTTCGGATGCGGTTACGGCATTTCTTGACCGATTGCCGGTTATCTGGGCGCAAGCACCAACGCGGTTTGATTTTCGGACCGAAGGGGCGGTGTCGCTGCCCAATCCCAACACGCGGGGGGTGGCATATCTGGACGATTTCGAAGGGACAACAATAATTCGCGATGTTCCGAACACCGCGCTGCTCTGGTCGTTTGCCTCGGTGCCGGTGGGCAAGGATACGGCGCAGTTCGCTCGTTCGCCGTTAAAATGGTTTAATCCGGCAAAAAAGGTCCGTAAGGACAGTGTATTTGGCTCTAATATCGGTGATGAGGCGAGCGAGACGCAGGATATTCTGCGAGTTGTTTTTAGTCCAGACAACTCCGCTTCCTGGGCAGGGATAATGCAAGCGCCCCCCGGCGCCCAAATCGGAATGAATTTTACCGATATTGAAAACCTAGAGGTGATTTTGCGCTCGCAGCGGGGAAGAGGTAATTTGCATATTTCAGTTGGCATGGCAATTGATGAAGATGCACCGCGTCGGGCAAAGGATGGTTCGATTAAAGGGCTCAATGGCAGGCTGGACACTGAAGACCGAAACGGCAACGGGATTCTTGACCAGGACGAAGATACCGGTCTTGATGGTGTGTTTGGTGCCGATTCTCTCTGGGGCCCAGGTTCATTAGATGATGGTAACGATGATTACGACCCTTATAACAACCAACAGGGCACAGAAAACAATCGTCGGCTCGATGCGGAAGATTTAGACCGCAACGGTTTTTCTCGTTACAATCACTATTTTGAATATACGATCGCACTGCAGGACGAAAAGTTTCTGACCCCGCTTTACAACAACTGGCGACTTTATCGATTGCCTTTACGGGACAGCACCCTATTCAGCAAAATCGGGACACCGAAGTGGGAAGATATAAGAGTGGTTCGGGTATGGTTCGATGGTTTCGAAACCCCTGATACATTGGAATTATACTCAATTCAATTTGTGGGAAGTAAATGGCGCGACCCCAGAATAACCGATAAGATGGACAAGAGAATTGTTTTAACTGACACTACGGAAAAGGTTTGGGTGGGTCAGGTTTCTAAGAAAACCGATACCAGTTACAACTCACCGTTTGAACTTAAACGGGACATAACCGGACGGTTAGAGACGGAAGCCGCGCTTCTGTTCGGTTACAGTAACTTAGATACCAATCATCAGGCGTTTGTGAGTAAAACGATTACCACGGGCGAAGATTATCGGGATTACGAAGATTTGCGCTGGTTTGTTCACGACGACGGTAACGGGTTGAACACTTTTATTCGCCTCGGTTCGGACTCGGCAAACTATTACGAATTCCGCGCGCCGATTTCCTCGGGCCGGAGGGTTTTGTACGGCGATGGCAGGTGGTTTGAATTTTCGCTAAAACTGGAATCTTTACCCTTGCTTAAACTGAAGCGCGATTCGTTACAAATAACACCGGAGTCAATCTGGGGTTGGAAAACCGGTGAATATTATTACCGCATTAAAGGCACGCCGGTTTTAGCCAACATCCGCTGGACGGCATTGGGACTCGAGAATACCGGTCGTAATAAGGTTAGTGGTAATGTCTGGTTCAACGACCTGCGTCTGACAACGCCGCGCAAAGAACCGGGCTACGGATTTACCGCGCAAACGAATTTCCAATTGGCAGATTTCGCCGGGATCGACTTGAGGTACTCTTATTCCGACCCCAACTTTCGCCGCTTTTCTGATGGCAGGGGGGTAAAAACCGGCGGTTTTGAACAAAATTTCGGCACTAATATCAGGATGAATTTCGACCGCCTTCTACCCCGGAGCTG is drawn from candidate division WOR-3 bacterium and contains these coding sequences:
- a CDS encoding bifunctional 5,10-methylenetetrahydrofolate dehydrogenase/5,10-methenyltetrahydrofolate cyclohydrolase, encoding MDVFKERPLILDGKKVSHIVRDELKVKVASLRNKGVVPKLAIVIAGEYPPSLIYVANKERACQSVGIEVETFRFRADVEQKLVQETIERCNEDRRTHGIILQLPLPAHLDKDKLFDLVDPNKDVDGLTLVNSGRLAAGKPKFIPATPRGIVELLMRYTISPRGRRVVIVGRGELVGKPLANLLLMKGERGDATVTVCHSQTPDLKSVCLDAEILIVAAGKPGLIKGDMVAPGAVVIDAGIHRTEQGIVGDVDFNSVAKVAGAITPVPGGVGPMTVAMLLCNTVEAADGAGAGN
- a CDS encoding polyprenyl synthetase family protein; protein product: MARVLETEAVLTKDQILINRELHRIFDSFAGVPSRLRSAMRYAVFSGGKRLRPILALESYRACGGKKVNWIIPFCSGIELIHTFSLIHDDLPAMDNDDFRRGKPTLHRQFDEGTAILAGDALFALAFELFTLSAAPAPYRVKAVRLIAQAVGPRGMAGGQMFDIEGSTKTEQVARLKTAEFIAASIDVGAVVAGAPVKLQRKLHRLGLITGVLFQLTDDLLDIEQDAVSNSSRKRSYLTRRANLLSERAAKGFATLGSSFSFFAELPKFIISRKA
- the dxs gene encoding 1-deoxy-D-xylulose-5-phosphate synthase, with amino-acid sequence MAILDAINSPEDIRKLSLNELRQLAREIRDLIITTTAHTGGHLAPNLGVVELTLALHYVFNTPEDRIVWDVGHQCYTHKIITGRKERFGSLRQYGGIAGFPKRAESVYDVFDTGHSGNSISVSLGMVTADYLLGSDKRHTVAVIGDGSIVTGMALEALNHAGMLKRDIIVVLNDNEMSIARSTGAIAAYLNRMITGKVYNRIREDAWLLLGHLPKDLSDRARLAARKLEEGLKSLVVPSLLFEELGFRYIGPIDGHSIPELIETFRRVKGLKGPVLVHAVTKKGQGYPIAMAQPEQFHGIGPFDVTTGESKAAAVPTFTDSFGKKIVELAEQNPKVVTITAGMCLGTGLKLLRDRFPDRFFDVGICEQHAVSFAAGLALNGLKPVVAIYSTFLMRAIDQLLQDVCLQNLPVVFAVDRAGLVGEDGPTHHGVYDLSYLTMLPNITIFAPRDELDMERMLEYAVQCFEGPIALRYPRGGSGFAVPSTQRSAIVPGKGELLRPGKDGAVLAVGSMVKYALEAADVLVRQGLDLAVADARSVKPLDEELVAALAQIKGKLVTIEENTLLGGFGNVVSLALEKMGLDCQLRRIGVEDRFIEHGPRSKLLKVCGLDVDSIAVKLKQFFG